From Mycteria americana isolate JAX WOST 10 ecotype Jacksonville Zoo and Gardens chromosome 4, USCA_MyAme_1.0, whole genome shotgun sequence, one genomic window encodes:
- the LOC142408561 gene encoding E3 ubiquitin-protein ligase RNF4-like has product MSTTQRKRRGGAANSRQARKRNRLVASTAEMASEAEPTELEESAGEEVVDLTCESSDPVVVDLTHNDSVVVSSEWHKQRRNLILRGQRQLDICILISDDEDETRDSDVPSGTVSCPICMDGYSEIVQSGRLIVSTKCGHVFCSQCLRDSLRNANSCPTCRKKLTHRQYHPIYI; this is encoded by the exons ATGAGCACA ACTCAACGAAAGCGCCGTGGAGGAGCAGCTAATTCTAGGCAAGCTCGGAAACGAAACAGGCTGGTGGCTTCTACCGCAGAAATGGCTTCAGAAGCAGAGCCAACAGAACTTGAAGAAAGTG CTGGTGAAGAAGTAGTAGATCTCACATGTGAATCTTCTGATCCCGTAGTCGTTGATCTAACGCACAATGATTCTGTTGTGGTAAGTAGTGAATGGCACA AACAAAGGAGAAATCTCATACTAAGAGGCCAGCGACAGTTGGACATCTGTATACTGATTagtgatgatgaagatgaaaCAAGAGATAGTGATGT GCCGTCTGGTACCGTTAGCTGTCCGATTTGCATGGATGGCTACTCGGAG atcGTGCAAAGTGGACGACTGATTGTGTCAACCAAATGCGGCCATGTCTTCTGCAGTCAGTGCCTCCGTGATTCCCTTCGGAATGCCAACTCTTGCCCAACCTGCAGGAAGAAACTCACTCACAGACAGTATCATCCCATTTATATATGA